In the genome of Planctomyces sp. SH-PL62, the window GCCACCTTCCCCCGCCAGGGGGGAAGGCGTGACGTCGAAGGTCTGCCTTCCCATCCGATCCTCCAGAGGCTCGCCGCTCACTCGGACATCGCGACGACCGGGCCGGCCATCGATTCGAGGAGGTTGAAGACGAGATACCAGGCGTCGACCCCGGCCGGGCCCGCCTGGGCGGTCAGGTCGGTCGTCTGGACGGCGTCGGCGTCGGAGCGGATCAGGACGAGCTGGCCCTCGTCGATGTGGACGACGGCGGTGGCCGTGTGCGAGACGCCGTCGGGCTGCGAGGCCTCCTCACGCAGGGCGATCCCCACGGCGATCAGGATCGCGGCGGCCTGCGCCGCCAGCACGACGCCGATCGCCGCCCAGCGGCGGGCTCGGGAGGGTGCCGGCTTCGCCATGACCAGGGTCGGGACGTGGGGGCGGTCGCCGATCGCGGCCGACTCGTCGACGGCGGCGTTCACGGCCGTCCAGACGCGGTCCCAGGCTTCGGCGGAGGGCGCGGGGGGGCGGGTCGCCCGCCACAGGCGTTCGAGCCGATCCGACTCGCGATTCTCGGCGTCTCCTCGCATGGTCTGCCATCCTTCTTGGGTCGATCAGCCGAGGTCCTTGAGGCGTTCCCAATCCAGCACGGCCTGGAGCTTGCGCCGGGCGGCGTTGATCCGGCTCATGACGGTTCCGATCGGGACGTCCTGCGATTCGGCGATCTCCTTGTAACTCAATCCCAGCTCGGCGAAGAGGACGAAGGTCGCCCGGAGGGTCGGCGACAGGTTCTCCAGGGCCTCGTCGAGCGCCCGGCGAAGGTCCTGGCGGCGGAGCCCCCGCGCCGGGTCGTCGTCCGGGGAGAGGCTCGTCGGCTCCCCCTCAAGGGTCACGTACTTCCGCCGTTTTCTCCGCCTTCCCTGGTCGAGTGCCGTATTGACGACGATCCGAAGCAGCCAGAACCGGAATCCCCCCCGGCCGTCGAATTCCGACAGTCGGGCGAAGGCTTTCATCAACGATTCCTGCACCACATCGAGCGCGTCGTGCTCGTCCCCCAGCAGTCGGTACGCCGCGCGGTACGCCTCGTCCCGATGCCGCAGGAACAGTTCCTCGCGGGCCTGGGGGTC includes:
- a CDS encoding RNA polymerase sigma factor; the protein is MLDAPTTASITDESLVRRALGRDPQAREELFLRHRDEAYRAAYRLLGDEHDALDVVQESLMKAFARLSEFDGRGGFRFWLLRIVVNTALDQGRRRKRRKYVTLEGEPTSLSPDDDPARGLRRQDLRRALDEALENLSPTLRATFVLFAELGLSYKEIAESQDVPIGTVMSRINAARRKLQAVLDWERLKDLG